In Humulus lupulus chromosome 7, drHumLupu1.1, whole genome shotgun sequence, the following are encoded in one genomic region:
- the LOC133792379 gene encoding uncharacterized protein LOC133792379, which translates to MEDSRSWLALGMVDELKSLGWVTRQPKNTINKLKFGALPFSNRYAVGGKGGSAKVDRPSKAVDYRPIVCCNTLYKCISKILCSRLSEVLSYLINSNQGAFIKRRYIAYNIIILQDLIRGYNRKGILARCVMKIDLSKAYDTIDWNFLEKFNGCLLLSCKVYFLGEDLFERNIRVLLQAAHLPEFRFHPLCKSLNLVGLCFADDLIILCKWSHKVIKIINDAFIEFCNSSGLAANKSNSHVYLGGVSDVNRKDILEVVQFEDSSFPLKYLGVTMRPTKWREVDCEKIIKKIFLKLNASKSRHLSFAGRAQLVHVVLLGTFSKVKEGVQVSCILLLGSRFVSLRCLEGLVFEKGGQDLWSYELKPDVSWYWRKLMKLKYWFSHSDLFEAKIHGKFKVSKIYNKMLPFYEKVNYYKSFWCRFSAPKHKFILWQEINMQFLTNDKLLRCKVNIPSALCPICELCLESHHHLFFDCIFSQKVVQGVQSWLAATSWPLHIQSWISWLGSKWNFGVVNNIVSTVMAATVYSIWINRNLFIFEGKSLITIQCVDKLIRQSIKARILLLDKRKMTGRDKIVLDTVRIM; encoded by the exons GTGGATAGGCCTTCAAAAGCGGTGGATTATCGTCCTATTGTGTGTTGCAATACCCTGTACAAATGCATCTCTAAAATTCTCTGTTCTAGGCTTTCAGAAGTCTTGTCTTATTTGATAAATAGTAACCAGGGTGCTTTCATCAAGAGAAGATATATTGCTTACAACATTATTATTCTGCAAGATCTTATTAGAGGGTATAACAGGAAGGGTATCTTGGCTAGATGTGTGATGAAAATTGACTTGAGTAAGGCCTATGATACTATTGATTGGAATTTTCTTGAAAAATTTAATGGTTGCCTACTGCTTTCATGCAAAGTTTATTTCTTGGGTGAAGATTTGTTTGAGAGGAACATC AGAGTGTTGTTGCAAGCTGCTCATTTGCCAGAGTTTCGGTTTCATCCgctttgtaagagcctgaatttAGTTGGCCTTTGTTTTGCTGATGACCTTATAATATTATGCAAATGGTCTCATAAGGTGATCAAGATCATTAATGATGCTTTCATAGAGTTCTGTAATTCTTCAGGATTGGCAGCGAATAAGTCTAATTCTCATGTATATCTCGGAGGTGTTTCTGATGTTAATAGGAAGGACATTCTAGAAGTTGTTCAATTTGAGGACAGCTCTTTTCCTCTTAAGTATCTTGGGGTTACTATGCGGCCAACTAAATGGAGAGAAGTGGATTGtgagaaaataattaagaaaattttCTTGAAGCTCAATGCATCGAAGAGTAGACATTTGTCTTTTGCGGGAAGAGCCCAGCTAGTTCATGTTGTTCTTTTAG GAACTTTCTCTAAGGTGAAAGAGGGAGTGCAAGTAAGTTGCATTTTACTTCTTGGGAGCAGGTTTGTCTCCCTAAGATGTTTGGAGGGATTGGTTTTTGAGAAGGGA GGCCAAGATCTTTGGTCGTATGAGTTGAAACCTGATGttagttggtattggaggaaactAATGAAGCTTAAATATTGGTTTTCCCATTCAGATTTGTTTGAAGCGAAAATTCATGGCAAGTTTAAAGTGAGCAAAATTTATAACAAGATGCTTCCTTTTTATGAAAAGGTGAACTATTACAAATCGTTTTGGTGTAGATTTTCTGCTCCGAAACACAAATTTATATTGTGGCAAGAGATTAATATGCAATTTTTGACTAATGACAAATTGTTGCGGTGCAAAGTGAACATTCCATCTGCTCTTTGTCCAATTTGTGAGTTGTGCTTGGAGAGTCACCACCATCTTTTCTTTGACTGTATTTTTTCGCAGAAGGTTGTTCAAGGGGTTCAAAGCTGGCTGGCAGCTACTTCATGGCCTTTACATATCCAGAGTTGGATTAGTTGGCTGGGTTCTAAGTGGAATTTTGGTGTGGTTAACAATATTGTTTCAACTGTTATGGCAGCCACTGTCTATAGTATTTGGATCAATAGGAATCTTTTCATATTTGAAGGAAAGTCTCTTATTACTATTCAATGTGTTGATAAGCTGATTCGGCAATCAATTAAAGCTCGAATATTGTTACTTGACAAAAGGAAAATGACTGGGAGGGATAAAATTGTTTTGGATACTGTAAGAATTATGTAA